ACGACGTACGAGGCGCGGGGAAGATGCTCGCGGGCGTGGCGCGGGTGACGGCGATGGAGGGCAGCAGGCACCTGTCCCAGCTGGTCGGGGCGCCGGTCCACCTCAAGTGCGAGAACCTCCAGCGGACCGGTTCGTTCAAGCTGCGCGGCGCCTATGTGCGGATCGCCGGGCTGCTGCCCGAGGAGCGGGCCGCCGGGGTGGTCGCGGCGAGCGCGGGCAACCACGCGCAGGGCGTCGCCCTCGCGTCCGCGCTGCTCGGCGTGCGGGCGACCGTGTTCATGCCCATCGGGGCGCCGCTCCCCAAGATCAGCGCCACCCGCGACTACGGCGCCGAGGTGCGCCTGCACGGCCAGGTCGTCGACGAGACACTGGCCGCCGCCCAGGAGTACGCGGCCGAGACCGGCGCGGTCTTCATCCACCCCTTCGACCACCCGGACGTCATCGCGGGCCAGGGCACGGTCGGCCTGGAGATCCTGGACCAGTGCCCGGAGCTGCGCACGCTCGTGGTGGGCATCGGCGGCGGCGGGCTCGCGGCCGGCATCGCGGTCGCCGTCAAGGCGCTCCGGCCCGACGTGCGGATCGTGGGCGTGCAGGCGGAGGGCGCCGCGGCGTACCCGCCGTCGCTGACCGCCGGGCATCCGGTGTCGATCGCGCACCCGGCGACGATGGCCGACGGCATCAAGGTGGGCCGCCCCGGCGAGGTGCCGTTCCGGATCGTCGCCGACCTGGTGGACGAGGTCCGCACGGTCAGCGAGGACGAGCTGTCGGCCGCGCTGCTGCTCTGCCTCGAACGGGCCAAGCTGGTGGTGGAACCGGCCGGGGCGAGCCCGGTGGCGGCGCTGCTCGCCAGGCCGCGGGAGTTCGAGGGCCCGGTCGTGGCCGTGCTGTCCGGGGGCAACGTCGACCCGCTGCTGATGCAGCGCATCCTGCGCCACGGCATGGTCGCGCAGGGCCGCTACCTGGCCGTCCGGCTGCGTCTGACGGACCGCCCTGGGGCGCTGGCCTCGCTGCTCGGGGCGTTGACCGTGGTCGACGCCAACGTCGTCGACGTGAGCCATGTGCGGACCGACTCCCGGCTCGGGCTCACGGAGGCCGAGGTCGAGCTGCACCTGGAGACGAAGGGCCCCGAGCACTGCGCCGAGGTGGGCCGGGCCCTGCGCGAGGCCGGGTACACGATCATCGCCTGAGGCAGGGGGCGTGCCGCCGCCCCCGGCCCTCCGGCCCTCCGGCCCTCGGCTCTCTGGCCCTCGGCTCTCTGGCCCTCGGCTCTCCGGCGCCCGGCCGCCCGGTCCCGGCCTGCCGCTCCCCGGCCTGCGGCTCCCCGGCCTGCGGCTCTCCGGCCTATGGTTCCCCGGCTCCCCGGCCCCCGGCCTGCCGCTCTCCGGATCTCGGCGCCCGGCCCCCCGGCGCCCGGCCCCCCGGCGCCCGGCCCCCGGCGCCCGGCCCCCGGCCCCGCGGCCCCCCGGCCCCTCGGATCTCCGCCACTTCGTCCCGCCACTTCGTCCCGTCACTCGTTCGGGGAAATCCGTTGAGGGACGCGATACATCGCGTTATGGTGTGTCTCGCGTCACTCGCAAGCGGGGCAACCCGTGCAAACTGGCCTTTTCCCGACGACGTGGAGACAGATATGCCGGGCGCCATCTATGCCGAGGCTCTGGTCAAGACCTTCGGTGACGTAAGGGCACTGGACGGCGTCGACCTCGATGTCCCCGAGGGCACGGTCCTCGGCCTGCTCGGGCCCAACGGCGCGGGCAAGACGACAGCCGTCCGCTGCCTGACGACCCTCCTCCGCCCGGACAGCGGCAGAGCCGTCGTCGCCGGTATCGACGTGCTGCGCCGGCCCAACGAGGTACGGCGCTCGATCGGCCTGTCCGGCCAGTTCGCCGCCGTCGACGAATACCTGACCGGCCGCGAGAACCTCCAGATGGTCGGCCAGCTCTACCAGATGCGGTCCAGGGCGGCGAAGGCGCGCGCCGTCGAACTGCTCGACCAGTTCAGTCTCACGGACGCCGCCGACCGCCCCGCCAAGACCTACTCGGGCGGGATGCGCCGCCGCCTCGACCTCGCGGCGGCCCTGGTCGTCTCCCCGCCCGTGATGTTCATGGACGAGCCCACCACCGGGCTCGACCCGCGCAACCGCCAGCTGCTGTGGGAGGTCATCAAGGGGCTCGTCTCCGGCGGTACGACACTGCTGCTGACCACCCAGTACCTGGAGGAGGCCGACCAGCTCGCGCACGACATCGCGGTCGTCGACCACGGCCGGGTCATCGCCCGCGGCACCTCGGACGACCTCAAGGCCCGCACCGGCGGCGAGCGCGTCGAGGTCGTGGTGCACGCGCGCGAACACCTGACGGACGCCGCCGAGGTCCTCCGCGGCTACGGCAAGGGCGCCGTCTCCGTCGAACAGCACACCCGCAAGCTCACCGTGCCCGTCACCGGCGGCCCGAAGCTCCTCGCCGAGGTCATCCGCGACCTCGACGGACGCGGCATCGAGATGGACGACGTCGGGCTGCGCCGCCCCACCCTCGACGACGTCTTCCTCTCCCTCACCGGACATGCCACCGAGGACGGCGAGCCGGCGGCCGACACGGCGGACGGCGGCACCCCGCAGCACCCCAAGGCAGGCAGACGCGGCCGGGGCAGGGCCCGCGGCCCGCAGAAGGAGGCAGACCAGTGAGCGCCGCCACCGAACCCGCACCCGCCCCCGCGCCCCCGCCCGCCGCCACCGGCAGCGCCCTCGGCCAGTCGGTCCGCGACTCCATGGTCGTCGCCAGACGGAACCTGATCCGGATGTCCCGGATTCCCGAGATGCTGCTGTTCGCGGTCATCCAGCCGGTGATGTTCGTGATCCTGTTCACCTACGTCTTCGGCGGCTCGATCCAGGTCGGCGGCTCCACCAGTCCCGACGTCTACAAGAACTTCCTGATGGCCGGGATCTTCGCCCAGACCGTCACCTTCGCCACCGCGGGCGCGGGCGCCGGGATCGCCGACGACATGCACAAGGGCCTCATCGACCGGTTCCGCTCACTGCCCATGGCGCGCGGCGCCGTCCTCACCGGGCGCACGGTCGCGGACCTCGTGCAGACCTCCATCACGCTGGCCGTCCTCGCGGTCGTCGCGCTGATCGTGGGCTGGCGCCCCGGCTACGCGGAGCCGACCAACCTCGGCAAGATCCTCGGCGGGTTCGGCCTGCTGCTCCTGCTGGGGTACGCCTTCACCTGGATCGGCGCGCTGATCGGCCTGTCCGTGCGCACCCCGGAGGCGGCGACCTCGGGCGGCCTGGTCTGGCTGTTCCCGGTCACGTTCATCTCGAACGCCTTCGTGGACTCCAGCCGGATGACGCCGTGGCTGCGGCACATCGCCGACTGGAACCCGTTCAGCGCGACCGTCCAGGCGTGCCGCACCCTCTTCGGCGACCCCGGGGTCTCCACCTCCACGGCCTGGCCCATGCAGCACCCGGTGTGGGCCTCGCTGATCTACTCGGTGCTGATCGTCGTCGTCTTCCGGACGCTGGCGGTGCGCAAGTACCGTTCCGCGACCGCCTGAGCCCCACCGGACATGACGAAGCCCCCGGCGTCCAGGACGCCGGGGGCCCGCCAGAGGCGTGCGGAACATCGGCCCGGACGGGGCCGGGCGCGGGTCAGCCGTTGTACGGCTCGGCCTTGATGATCTTCACGGAGGCCTTCTTGCCGTTCGGCAGCTCGTACTCCGCGTCCTCGCCGACCTTGTGGCCGATCACGCCGGAGCCGAGCGGGGACTGCGGCGAGTAGGTCTCGATGTCGGAGCTGGCGTACTCGCGGGAGGCCAGAAGGAAGGAGAGGGTGTCGTCCTCGTCGCCGTCGAAGGCGATCGTGACGACCATGCCCGGTGCGACGGCGCCGTCGGCGGATGCCGGGGCCTCACCGACCTTGGCGTTCTCCAGGAGCTGGGTCAGCTGGCGCACCCGGAGCTCCTGCTTGCCCTGCTCCTCCTTCGCCGCGTGGTACCCGCCGTTCTCGCGCAGGTCCCCTTCCTCACGCGCGGCTGCGATCTTCCCGGCGATCTCCGTACGCGCGGGACCAGACAGGTACTCCAGCTCGGCCTTGAGCTGGTTGTACGCCTCCTGGGTCAGCCAGGTGACGTTGTCGCTGGTCTGGGTCACAGGTGCTCCTCGTAGGTACTGGGAATACAAAGCATCGCCCTACCCAGAAGGATGTTCCTTCATGGAAGGGCGAAACCACGAGCCTAACAATTCACCGGCCGAAGGGGGAGGACATAAGCCGTCAGAAACCCGTCGACGCAGGTCAGCGGTGACGTATTCGCAGAGTCCCGGCGGGTCAGTCGGCGTGGCAGCCGAGCAGTTCCGCGGTGGTCCCGGGGGAGGTGGTGCGCAGGGTGACCAGCTTGTCGATGCGGGTGGCGTCCCCGCCGAAGCGGAAGTCGGCCCGGCCCACCTCGGCGCCGTCCTCCGACTGGGAGCGGACGGTGCAGTAGCCGCTCGCGCCCGCGTCCTTGCGGACCTCCAGATGGACCTTCACCGCGTGCTCGCCGACGTCGAAGGTGATCACCTCGGCGCTGATCTTGTTCTGGGCGACGTAGTGCCAGGCGAACCAGCCGAGCAGCGCCAGCATCAGCACGCCGAGCACGGAGCCGAGGACCTTGAGCTTGTGGTCGGCCCGCTCGTCCGAGGAACGGCCGTACCGGCCGTCGGGCAGTCGCGTGCTCACGGCGCTCATGATCGGTCCTCTCGCGCGGCGCGGGACCGAAGTCCCGAAAGGGGCTCCCGAAGCGGACCCCGGAATTATTCGCCCCCCGATTCGGTCACTATAGAAGCCGCCGATCGCACTCCCGCTCGCGGGGGCGCCGACTGACTGAGGATTGAGTCTTGACTGACCAGCTGCGACTGATGGCCGTGCACGCCCACCCCGACGACGAGTCGAGCAAGGGCGCGGCCACCATGGCGAAGTACGTGTCCGAGGGGGTGGACGTGCTGGTGGTGACCTGCACGGGCGGGGAGCGCGGCTCCATCCTCAACCCGAAGCTCCAGGGCGACGCGTACATCGAGGAGAACATCCACGAGGTGCGCAGGAAGGAGATGGACGAGGCCCGCGAGATCCTCGGCATCAAGCAGGAGTGGCTCGGCTTCGTCGACTCGGGACTGCCCGAGGGCGACCCGCTGCCGCCGCTGCCCGACGGCTGCTTCGCCCTGGAGGACGTCGACAAGGCGGCCGGTGAGCTGGTCAAGCAGATCCGCTCGTTCCGTCCGCAGGTGATCACCACCTACGACGAGAACGGCGGCTACCCGCACCCCGACCACATCATGACCCACAAGATCTCGATGGTCGCCTTCGAGGGCGCCACCGACACCGAGAAGTACCCGGAGTCGGAGTTCGGCCCGGCGTTCCAGCCGCGGAAGCTCTACTACAACCAGGGCTTCAACCGCCCCCGCACCGAGGCCCTCCACCACGCGATGCTGGACCGCGGCCTGGAGTCGCCGTACGGGGACTGGCTCAAGCGGTGGGCGGAGTTCGAGCGGGTGGAGCGCACCCTGACCACGCACGTCCCGTGCGCGGACTTCTTCGCCGTCCGGGACCGGGCGCTGCTCGCGCACGCCACCCAGATCGACCCCGAGGGCGGCTGGTTCCGGGTGCCGCTCGACCTCCAGAAGGAGGTCTGGCCGACCGAGGAGTACGAGCTGGCGAAGTCGCTCGTCGACACCTCCCTCCCCGAGGACGACCTCTTCGCGGGCATCCGCGACAATGCATGACATGAGTGCAAGCGTGAGCGTGGCAATGGCGCACCTCGTCCCCCTCGCCAAGGAGGTGGACGAGAACAAGGTCACCCCCGGAGTCCTCGGGTTCATCGTCTTCGCGGCGATGGCCCTGGCGGTCTGGGGGCTTATGAAGAGCATGAGCCGGCACATGAACCGCGTCGACTTCAAGGAGCCCGGGACCGAGCAGGCGTCCGGGGCCGAGCGGGCTTTGGGCACCGAGCGGCCCACGGCGGCGAAGTCCGAGGAGAGCACGGCCGGGGGCCGCACACCGCAGGGCTGACACCGTCCGCGCGGGCCCCGGGGCCGCCGCCCCGGGACCACCTCCCGCCCGGCACGCCCGGCGTCACGCTCCGACGGACACCTCGACCCCCATCACCTCGCGCGCGTGCCGGCTCGGCACCATGCCCAGCCGCCAGGCCTGCCAGCCGGCGTCCAGGTCCACGCCGCGTTCCAGCAGGAGCTGGTAGGCGGCCAGGTACTCGGTCAGCTTCTCGTCCCGCAGCGGATGAGCGGCGCGGGACAGCTGGGCCAGCTCCTCCTGGGCGACCGCCGTGCCGACCTCGGTGCCGCCGGGCGCCGCGTACGGCAGCAGCGTGCAGCGCAGGAAGCGCGACCAGTCCTCGCCGCGCCGGTCGCCGTACGACGCGAACAGCGTCGCCGCCTCGTCGCAGAGGGCGAGCGCCTGCTGCGCCCGCCCGTTGCCCGCGTCCACCACCGCCAGCTCCAGGCACGTCCACGCCTCGCCGTGGGCGACGCCGATGCGCTGGAAGTCGGCGCGCGCGTCGACCAGGAGCTGACGGGCGAACCCGGAGTTGCGCAGCGAACCGGTCTGCGCCGCCCGCTGGTCGCGGGTCACCCGGGCCGAGTGGTGCCGGGCGCAGGCCAGCCCGTACACGTCCCGCATCCGGGAGAACATCGTGCGTGAGCGCTCCAGCTCCCGCACCGCCCGGTCCAGGTCGCCGGTCTCCTCCAGGGCCTGGCCCAGGTAGTACACCGTCCACGCCTCGCCGCGCGCGTCCTCGTTCTCCCGGTGCCTGGCCGCCGCCCTGCGCAGCTCCTCCACCGCCGGCGCGGCGTCCCCGTCGAGGAGCCCGGCGCGGGCCAGCTGGGTCAGCGCCCACGCCTCGCCGCGCGCGTCCCGGGTGCGGCCGTACAGGTCGAGGGCGGTGCGCAGCTCGCGGTCGGCGCGCGGAACGTCGCCCATCCGCAGCGCGAGCTGGCCGAGCTGGAAGTGCGCCCACGCCTCGCCATGCACGGACTCGCCCGCCCGGTGCAGGACCAGCGAGTCGGTGAGCAGGGTCAGCGCCTCCGCGAGGTGCGCGCGGTCCCGCTCCACCGCCGCGAGCGCGTGCATCGTCCACGCCCGGTCCGTCGCCAGCTCGGGTGCCGCCTGGAGGTCGAGCGCCTCCCGCAGCTTCGCCGCCGCCTCGGTGAGACCGCCCTGGTGGTGCAGGGTGATGCCGAGCGAGCAGAGGGCGCGGGCCACACCGGCGTCGTGATGGGCGTCCCGGTACAGGTCGACCACGGACGTCAGGGTCGCCCGCGCCTTGTCCAGCTCACCGAGCTGACGGGCCGCGATACCGGTGCGCCACTGCACCGACCTGACCAGCAGCCCCTGGTCGACGGCCTGCGCCAACTCGCTTATCTCGCCCAGCCGGTAGAGGTCGCCGCGCAGCAGGCAGTAGTCGCACAGGGCGCCCAGCAGGTTCAGGACGGACGCCTGGTTGACGCCCTCCGCGTGCCGCAGGGTGGAGGTGATGAAGCTCGACTCGTCGTCCAGCCAGCGCAGCGCCTCGTCGAGCGAGGTGAAGCCGTGCGGGCTGAACCGGTCCGAGCGGGTCGACATGTTGCCGTCGACCAGCCGCAGCACCGAGTCGGCCAGCTCGGCGTAGTTCACGATCAGCCGTTCCTGCGCCGCCGTCCGCTGTGTCTGCTCCTCCTCGTCGAGGAGCCGGGCGTGCGCGAACGCCCTTACCAGGTCGTGCAGTCGGTAGCGGCTGCCGCGGACATGGTCGATCAGCCCCGCCCGGGAGAGCGCGGTCAGCTGACGCCGTGCCTCCGTCTCGTCGGTGCCGAGGAGTGCGGCGGCCGCCGCCGTGCCCAGCGACGCCCGCCCGGCGAGCGCCAGCCGGCGCAGCAGCCTGCGGGCCGGATCCGTCTGGTCGCTGTACCGCAGCCACAGCGCCCGTTCGATCGGCTCGACCGGCCCGTACACCCCGAGATCCGCGGCCAGTTGACGTGGTGAGCGCGGACCGAGCGCCGACCCCGCGACGCTCAGCGCCAGCGGCAGCCCACCGCACAACTCCCTTATCCGGTCCGCGGATTCGGCGTCGTAGGGCCCGGTGCTCTCCTGTGCCGCCGCCTCCAGAAGCTCCTCGGAGCCCGCCGCGTCCAGCGCCTCGACGGGCAACTGGTGGACGTCGCCCGGGAGATCGGCCGGTTCGAGCGGCTGCCGCGCGGTGACCAGGACCAGGCTGTCGGACCGCTCCGGGATCAGCGCGCGCACCTGCGCCGGGTCCGAGGCGTCGTCCAGGACGACGGTGACGGCGACCCGGGTCAGATGCTGCTGGTACAGCTCGCTCAGCCGCTTGACCTGCTGGTCGGGGGAGGAGCGCTCCCGGAACAGGAGCTGCTCGCGGGGCGCGCCGAGGCGGTTCAGCAGATGCAGCAGGGCGTCCCTGGTGGGCAGCGGCGGCTCCTCGGGGCTGCCGCCGCGCAGGTCGACGACGCAGGCGCCCCGGAAGTGGTCCTTCAGCTCGTGCGCGGCCCGCACGGCGAGCGTGGTGCGGCCGCTGCCGGGCGGGCCGTGCAGCACGACGACCGTCGGACGGGTGCTGGTGCTGGCCCGGGACGCCTGGACCCACTGTCTGATGCGGCCCATCTCCACCCGGCGGCCCGCATACACACCATCCATGTCAGGCAGTTGAGCGAACGACTGGGCCAGCACGGTACGGCCGCGGGCCGCGCCGCTCTTGTCCGCGCCGCGCAACCGCGGCCCGGCCTTCTTCGGCCCGGTCGACGCGGCCAGCACCCGCTGCTGGTCGAGGAACGGCCGGATGCCGCGCACTTCGAGGGCGGTCAGCCACTGGAGCCGCAACTGCTCGGGGCCGCCCGGCTGGCCCGCCGCGCCGGCGCGGTGATGGGCGGCGGGCAGATGCGAACCGGCCAC
The sequence above is a segment of the Streptomyces griseoviridis genome. Coding sequences within it:
- the ilvA gene encoding threonine ammonia-lyase, which encodes MSYSTADPLRPVTLDDVRGAGKMLAGVARVTAMEGSRHLSQLVGAPVHLKCENLQRTGSFKLRGAYVRIAGLLPEERAAGVVAASAGNHAQGVALASALLGVRATVFMPIGAPLPKISATRDYGAEVRLHGQVVDETLAAAQEYAAETGAVFIHPFDHPDVIAGQGTVGLEILDQCPELRTLVVGIGGGGLAAGIAVAVKALRPDVRIVGVQAEGAAAYPPSLTAGHPVSIAHPATMADGIKVGRPGEVPFRIVADLVDEVRTVSEDELSAALLLCLERAKLVVEPAGASPVAALLARPREFEGPVVAVLSGGNVDPLLMQRILRHGMVAQGRYLAVRLRLTDRPGALASLLGALTVVDANVVDVSHVRTDSRLGLTEAEVELHLETKGPEHCAEVGRALREAGYTIIA
- a CDS encoding ATP-binding cassette domain-containing protein yields the protein MPGAIYAEALVKTFGDVRALDGVDLDVPEGTVLGLLGPNGAGKTTAVRCLTTLLRPDSGRAVVAGIDVLRRPNEVRRSIGLSGQFAAVDEYLTGRENLQMVGQLYQMRSRAAKARAVELLDQFSLTDAADRPAKTYSGGMRRRLDLAAALVVSPPVMFMDEPTTGLDPRNRQLLWEVIKGLVSGGTTLLLTTQYLEEADQLAHDIAVVDHGRVIARGTSDDLKARTGGERVEVVVHAREHLTDAAEVLRGYGKGAVSVEQHTRKLTVPVTGGPKLLAEVIRDLDGRGIEMDDVGLRRPTLDDVFLSLTGHATEDGEPAADTADGGTPQHPKAGRRGRGRARGPQKEADQ
- a CDS encoding ABC transporter permease, which translates into the protein MSAATEPAPAPAPPPAATGSALGQSVRDSMVVARRNLIRMSRIPEMLLFAVIQPVMFVILFTYVFGGSIQVGGSTSPDVYKNFLMAGIFAQTVTFATAGAGAGIADDMHKGLIDRFRSLPMARGAVLTGRTVADLVQTSITLAVLAVVALIVGWRPGYAEPTNLGKILGGFGLLLLLGYAFTWIGALIGLSVRTPEAATSGGLVWLFPVTFISNAFVDSSRMTPWLRHIADWNPFSATVQACRTLFGDPGVSTSTAWPMQHPVWASLIYSVLIVVVFRTLAVRKYRSATA
- the greA gene encoding transcription elongation factor GreA; this translates as MTQTSDNVTWLTQEAYNQLKAELEYLSGPARTEIAGKIAAAREEGDLRENGGYHAAKEEQGKQELRVRQLTQLLENAKVGEAPASADGAVAPGMVVTIAFDGDEDDTLSFLLASREYASSDIETYSPQSPLGSGVIGHKVGEDAEYELPNGKKASVKIIKAEPYNG
- a CDS encoding DUF4307 domain-containing protein; protein product: MSAVSTRLPDGRYGRSSDERADHKLKVLGSVLGVLMLALLGWFAWHYVAQNKISAEVITFDVGEHAVKVHLEVRKDAGASGYCTVRSQSEDGAEVGRADFRFGGDATRIDKLVTLRTTSPGTTAELLGCHAD
- the mca gene encoding mycothiol conjugate amidase Mca — encoded protein: MAVHAHPDDESSKGAATMAKYVSEGVDVLVVTCTGGERGSILNPKLQGDAYIEENIHEVRRKEMDEAREILGIKQEWLGFVDSGLPEGDPLPPLPDGCFALEDVDKAAGELVKQIRSFRPQVITTYDENGGYPHPDHIMTHKISMVAFEGATDTEKYPESEFGPAFQPRKLYYNQGFNRPRTEALHHAMLDRGLESPYGDWLKRWAEFERVERTLTTHVPCADFFAVRDRALLAHATQIDPEGGWFRVPLDLQKEVWPTEEYELAKSLVDTSLPEDDLFAGIRDNA
- a CDS encoding tetratricopeptide repeat protein → MRDGHRTDAERVLARAVEEEVRRSGGRGDASVLLSRARGALDTMAETAAEEYRAYTDALDAAEAGRLSFAQRYARDGAGTPLLVAAVAAVAAAVSDLVVGTDTQTALGVGVTVGVVAAAATVVKVAGSHLPAAHHRAGAAGQPGGPEQLRLQWLTALEVRGIRPFLDQQRVLAASTGPKKAGPRLRGADKSGAARGRTVLAQSFAQLPDMDGVYAGRRVEMGRIRQWVQASRASTSTRPTVVVLHGPPGSGRTTLAVRAAHELKDHFRGACVVDLRGGSPEEPPLPTRDALLHLLNRLGAPREQLLFRERSSPDQQVKRLSELYQQHLTRVAVTVVLDDASDPAQVRALIPERSDSLVLVTARQPLEPADLPGDVHQLPVEALDAAGSEELLEAAAQESTGPYDAESADRIRELCGGLPLALSVAGSALGPRSPRQLAADLGVYGPVEPIERALWLRYSDQTDPARRLLRRLALAGRASLGTAAAAALLGTDETEARRQLTALSRAGLIDHVRGSRYRLHDLVRAFAHARLLDEEEQTQRTAAQERLIVNYAELADSVLRLVDGNMSTRSDRFSPHGFTSLDEALRWLDDESSFITSTLRHAEGVNQASVLNLLGALCDYCLLRGDLYRLGEISELAQAVDQGLLVRSVQWRTGIAARQLGELDKARATLTSVVDLYRDAHHDAGVARALCSLGITLHHQGGLTEAAAKLREALDLQAAPELATDRAWTMHALAAVERDRAHLAEALTLLTDSLVLHRAGESVHGEAWAHFQLGQLALRMGDVPRADRELRTALDLYGRTRDARGEAWALTQLARAGLLDGDAAPAVEELRRAAARHRENEDARGEAWTVYYLGQALEETGDLDRAVRELERSRTMFSRMRDVYGLACARHHSARVTRDQRAAQTGSLRNSGFARQLLVDARADFQRIGVAHGEAWTCLELAVVDAGNGRAQQALALCDEAATLFASYGDRRGEDWSRFLRCTLLPYAAPGGTEVGTAVAQEELAQLSRAAHPLRDEKLTEYLAAYQLLLERGVDLDAGWQAWRLGMVPSRHAREVMGVEVSVGA